The following are encoded together in the Tripterygium wilfordii isolate XIE 37 chromosome 3, ASM1340144v1, whole genome shotgun sequence genome:
- the LOC119993457 gene encoding digalactosyldiacylglycerol synthase 1, chloroplastic-like — MEILNSPSRNPRAAMAKETQASTSSSSAISLIRKGWREVRDSADADLQLMRDRANSFKNLASSLDRELENFFNSASTFSVPSSRSSPTGDIDFVKKLQPKISEFRRVYSAPDFSKRVLEKWGPRAKLGIDLSAIKNAIVDEVEDRDAVTDFDRVIRGRRVRFKEFLGEEVQFGEWEPIRALKTRLRELEKRSSSSVLFGGFKNSEFVEKVRSSLKAICGETQDSKEVQPLDVPELLAYLVKQSGPFLDQFGVRRDICDKIVECLCSKRKNQPLSCTLSPEESSVIGNNNANEELDLRIASVVQSTGHCYEGGFWTDLTKHDPCDGKRHIAIVTTASLPWMTGTAVNPLFRAAYLAKSAKQNVTLLVPWLCESDQELVYPNNLTFSSPEEQESYIRNWLEERIGFRADFNISFYPGKFSKERRSIMPTGDTSQFIPSKNADIAILEEPEHLNWYHHGRRWTDKFNHVVGIVHTNYLEYIKREKHGALQAFLVKHINNWVIRAYCHKVLRLSAATQDLPKSGVCNVHGVNPKFLRIGEKVAEERELGRQAFSKGAYFLGKMVWAKGYKELIDLLAKHKNDLDGFNLDVFGNGEDANEVQSAAKRLDLNLKFLKGRDHADDSLQGYKVFINPSISDVLCTATAEALAMGKFVVCADHPSNDFFRSFPNCLTYKTSEDFVAKVREALAKDPQPLTSEQMYNLSWEAATQRFMEYSDLDRVLNNDNDNVKSRKTKGKTMMKSVSAPSLSEMVDGGLAFAHYCLTGNEILRLCTGAIPGTRDYNRQHCKDLHLLPPNVENPIYGW, encoded by the exons ATGGAAATACTGAACTCTCCCAGTCGGAACCCTAGAGCCGCGATGGCTAAGGAGACGCAGGCTTCCACATCATCTTCTAGTGCGATTTCTTTGATAAGGAAAGGATGGAGAGAGGTCCGTGACTCGGCTGATGCGGATCTCCAACTCATGAGAGACCGAGCTAACTCGTTTAAGAATCTTGCTTCATCTCTTGATCGAGAGCTCGAGAATTTCTTCAATTCGGCATCCACCTTTTCGGTTCCTTCAAGCCGGTCCTCGCCTACCGGAGATATCGACTTCGTGAAAAAGTTGCAGCCGAAGATATCGGAGTTTCGAAGGGTTTATTCAGCGCCAGATTTCAGCAAGAGAGTCTTAGAGAAATGGGGACCCCGGGCGAAGTTGGGGATTGATTTGTCGGCAATAAAGAACGCGATAGTCGACGAGGTGGAGGATAGGGATGCAGTTACAGATTTTGATAGGGTCATCAGAGGGCGTAGGGTGAGGTTCAAGGAGTTTTTGGGGGAGGAGGTCCAGTTTGGGGAGTGGGAGCCTATACGTGCATTGAAGACGAGGCTCAGGGAGCTCGAGAAGCGGAGCTCCTCATCTGTGTTATTCGGTGGGTTCAAGAACAGCGAGTTTGTGGAGAAAGTGAGATCCAGTTTG AAAGCAATTTGTGGGGAGACTCAAGATTCGAAG GAAGTACAACCGCTGGATGTACCAGAACTTTTGGCATATTTGGTTAAACAATCTGGCCCATTTCTGGATCAGTTTGGGGTTAGAAGAG ATATTTGTGACAAGATAGTGGAATGCTTGTGTAGCAAACgcaagaaccaacctctatcATGCACACTATCTCCGGAAGAATCCTCCGTTATTGGGAATAATAATGCCAATGAAGAACTGGATTTAAGGATAGCTAGTGTTGTTCAAAGTACAGGGCATTGTTATGAGGGTGGTTTTTGGACAGACTTAACAAAGCATGACCCATGTGATGGGAAAAGGCATATTGCCATTGTCACAACAGCTAGTCTTCCATGGATGACTGGAACTGCTGTAAACCCACTTTTCCGAGCGGCATATTTGGCCAAATCTGCAAAACAAAATGTCACCCTGTTGGTTCCATGGCTTTGCGAATCAGATCAAGAATTAGTTTACCCCAACAATCTCACCTTTAGTTCACCAGAAGAGCAGGAGAGTTACATACGCAACTGGCTTGAGGAGAGGATTGGCTTCAGGGCTGATTTTAACATTTCATTTTATCCAGGAAAG TTTTCAAAGGAAAGGAGAAGCATAATGCCTACTGGAGATACTTCTCAGTTTATTCCATCTAAGAATGCTGATATTGCCATCCTGGAAGAACCAGAACACCTAAATTGGTACCATCATGGTAGGCGCTGGACTGACAAATTCAACCACGTTGTTGGTATTGTCCACACAAATTACTTAGAATATATCAAGAGGGAGAAGCATGGGGCTTTGCAAGCTTTCCTTGTCAAACATATAAACAATTGGGTCATACGAGCATATTGTCACAAG GTACTTCGCCTCTCTGCCGCCACACAGGATTTACCCAAGTCAGGAGTTTGCAATGTCCATGGTGTGAACCCCAAGTTTCTGAGAATTGGAGAAAAAGTTGCGGAAGAAAGGGAACTTGGGCGTCAAGCCTTCTCAAAAGGAGCATATTTCTTGGGAAAGATGGTCTGGGCAAAGGGATACAAGGAGTTGATCGATTTGCTTGCAAAGCACAAGAATGATCTTGATGGCTTTAATTTGGATGTGTTTGGCAATGGAGAGGATGCGAATGAAGTTCAGAGTGCAGCTAAGAGGTTGGATCTGAATCTTAAGTTTCTGAAAGGAAGAGATCATGCAGATGATTCACTTCAAGG GTACAAGGTTTTCATAAATCCAAGCATCAGCGATGTGCTCTGCACGGCTACTGCTGAGGCACTTGCTATGGGAAAATTTGTGGTGTGTGCGGATCACCCATCAAATGACTTCTTCAGGTCATTCCCAAATTGTTTAACCTACAAAACATCTGAGGACTTTGTTGCCAAAGTGAGAGAAGCACTAGCTAAAGATCCTCAACCACTTACTTCTGAGCAGATGTACAACCTTTCATGGGAGGCTGCCACCCAGAGATTTATGGAATATTCTGACCTTGATAGAGTCTTGAACAATGACAACGACAATGTAAAATCGAGGAAAACCAAAGGAAAGACCATGATGAAATCAGTTTCGGCACCTAGCTTGTCGGAGATGGTTGATGGAGGATTGGCTTTTGCCCATTACTGTCTCACTGGCAATGAAATCCTTCGACTGTGTACTGGAGCAATACCCGGAACGCGAGACTACAACAGACAGCACTGTAAAGATCTGCATCTATTGCCTCCAAATGTAGAGAACCCCATCTATGGCTGGTAA